The genomic DNA GGCGGCAAGCACATGGGCTGTATTGCGCAGTTCCGCAGCCAATTCGACCCCTGTTGCACCAGCTCCGACCACCGCAATGTCCACGCGCGGCTGCTCGGCCGCAGCGGTCCGCCCGCGGCCGCTTTGGGCGCGGATGCACGCCGAAATCAGCTTGCGCCGGAAGCGATCGGCCTGCTCGACGGTATCCAAGGCGATTGCGTGCGTTTCCGCGCCAGGTACGCCGAAGAAATGCGTTACACAGCCAACCGCAAGCACAAGCGTGTCATAGAAGAGCTCCCGTCCCGGCAGCAGTTCGCTTCCTTCGGGGTCAAAGCAAGGCGCGATCTCGATGCATTTGCGGCTCCTGTCGATGCCGGTCAGTTCGCCTTGTTGGAACTCGAAGTGATGCCATCGGGCCTGCGCAGCGTATTCAAGCTGATGTGTGTTGGGATCCATACTGCCGGCGGCAACCTCATGCAGTAACGGCTTCCAGATATGAGTGGGATTACGGTCCACCAATATGACTTCGGCCGACCGTCGTTTGCCGAAGCGGTCTCCCAGCCGGGTGACTAACTCGAGTCCACCGGCGCCTCCGCCGACGACCACAATTCGGTGTCGTTCAGTTATTGCTGGCATGCTTCAGAAGCCCCATTAATGCTGTTTGTGATCACAAAATGCACAGCGGCGCAAAAATAAGGCCGCCATAGGTGATGACGACCTGCCGATTCAGGCTGCGCTCCTGAAAACGTCCGCGCTGTGCACCTTTCGCCGTCGCGCGCCTTCCAAATGCTCGCGGAGCAGTGCGGCGGCTTTCAGCATATCTTGCGCGGCTATGGCGTCCAGGATGGCTAGATGTTCAATAGCCTGTTCTTGCCGCGGTTTGCGGTTTTTGGCTTGTCCGTACTCGACCAGCCGTCGCAGCGAATCCATGCGCTTGACCGACTGGACGATGAACCTGTTTCCCGACCACTTTGCCAGCATTTCATGGAAGCGGCTGTTCGACTCGAACAGTTCGATCGGCGTCATGGTCTGGTAGCCGCCGTCCACGATCGCGCGCTGCTGGCGGCGCAATGAAGCAAGCTCCACGGGATCAGACTTAAACCAAGGGCTTAGCAACCCCGTTGGTTCCAGCGCGGTACGGTACAGATAGCTTTCTTCGTAGGCCTGCGCCGAGTCGATCATGGGTAGGAAAATCCAACCATGCCCGATGGAACGCTCCACCCAGCCTTCCTGTTGAATGCGGGACAGCGCCTTTCGCAGCGCGCTGCGGGACACGTTGTACTGCCGCATCATGTCGGCTTCGTTGACTAAATCCGGCAAGCTCTTGTTCAGCCGGTCCTCAGCGATCCTGAGGTATAGAGGGTCGTCAGGCTCTGCAGAAAGCTCTTCAGCGATAGCGGACAGATCTGACGCATCCTTCTCCAGGAAATACCCGCGATTGTGATCATGAACTACGGCTCCCATTTCCACCAAGTAGCGCAGGGCGACGTTGACTGGCGAGCGCGACACGCCGATACGGTCCGCCAGCGCGCTTTCCGCTAGATGATCTCCGGCGCGCAGACTGTCGAGTCGGACGAGTGCAACGATCTCCCGGGCGACACGGGCTTGGAGCTGAGACAGATTCATGATCGGGTGCGAAGCAGTTGCCGATGAGCCGGCGGCGGCTGCCGCCGAACGTGGTGCGGCATGGTCAGACTGCATTTTGCCACGACGTCGCGCAGGCCGCGCAGGTCCGACCCGGCTCAGTCGATGCGCATACCGAGTTGCTTGATGAGCTTGGACCACTTTTCGTTTTCCTTGCGGATGAGGGTGGCGAACTCAGCGCTAGATCCGGCGGTTGGCTCGTACAGTTGGCTGCGCAGCTTCTCGGCATTTGCCGCATCCTTCAACCCAGCCACTAGCGCTTGGCTCAACTTCTGCGATATTGCACTCGGCGTGCCTTTGGGCACGACTGCACCAGCCCACGAGGTGGCCTCATACCCTTTTACCACTTCGGCGATTGCTGGCACCTCCGGCAAGCCCGCAGCGCGCTTTGCACTGGTCACTGCGAGCGCGCGCAATTTCCCGGACTTTATGTGCGGAAGCGCGGCGAGCGGATCGGCAATGCTCGCATCGACTTCACCGCCGAGTACCGCGACAACGGCCGGTGCACCGCCTTTATACGGCACGTGAACCAGATCAATCTGTGCCATTGTTTTCAGCATTTCACCGCCGAGATGATTGCCGCTGCCGTTTCCGGCGGAGCTGTAAGTCAACTTGCCGGGCTTGGACTTCGCTAGGGCGATAAATTCCTGAAGCGTCTTCGCTGGAACATTTGGATTGACAACCAGAATGTTGGCTACGGACGCCATCCAGACCAGTGGGTCGAAGTCGGCAACGGAATATCCCGGCTTCGAATACAAGTGCGGGTTCAAAGCCATGGTCGAGAGGTTGACGAACGTCATCGTGTACCCGTCCGGAGCAGCTCGCGCCCCTGCGACCGTCCCGATGTTGCCCGCAGCCCCAGGCCGGTTATCAATGATGATGGACTGCCCGAGCGACTCCTGAGCTTTCGCCTGAACCGTTCGGCAAAGCAGATCGGCGCCGCCCCCAGCAGCTTGGGGAACGATGAAAGTGACCGACTTGCTGGGAAACTTGTCTTGCGCCCAGGCGAGCGGCGAGGTTAACGCCCCGGCCCCCCCGGCGAACGGTGCCAGGGCGAATCCCTTGAGGATCGAACGGCGACGCAGATTGCAGATGATCGGCATGATCGATGTCTCCTTTGCTACGCATCTAGTTTTAGCGTTTTATGATCATAGAGGGCATTAGCGGCGCGCACAAGTACAACCGCGAGACTGTTGCGAGAAGTGTCTTTAGAAAGTCATATTCGCCAAATAAAGTTGAACAAAAGCCATCTTCACTCCGTAGGAAATTGCCGCAAGAATCGCGTTATGTGCATATGAATTGACAATCTAGATAAGCACTGTGATTGTGATAGGTGTTGCCTCTTCGATGCAGTGCGGGCCTGCGGCTAGTCAATTCGCAGCGCCCGCAAGTCACGGCCCGCTTCACGGCTTAGGCCCATTGCTAGGCGGCCACCACGGTTGCAGCGCGTGGCACCAAGAGGCAGAAGCGGATCCGACTGCTACGCCCGACAAGGGCGCAGCAGCGCAGTCAGTTAAAAGCGGTGTTGTATTCCGAGCGTAACGCCCGTCTGATTGCTCGCTACAGGCGTCCGATCGCCAGCCCTCATGACGCCGACTGGTGTGAAGGTGCCATCGTTATTCGTCTTCGCGTATGCATAGCCGACGGTCGAATATAGGCTTGTCCGCTTCGAAAGCGAGTAGACGGCCTGTAGTACGAACAGCATGGGATCTGACGCCGTGTCTTTCTTATCCTCGTAGTAGACCGCCCCCGTGAGGCGCAGAGCAGGTGTCACTGCGTAGCGGACGCCCGCCCACCACAAATCACTTCTTGCACTGCCGCCAGTGACAGGTATAAGTTCATACCAACGGTATCCACCTAACACGCTGAATGCGCCAAAAGAATAGGAGCCGGATGCGGTGATATCACGGGCCTTTGAATACGTGCCGCTGGCCGTGGGCGCGCCGTTGCCCTGATCGAAGACCACACCAAAACTGGCTGGCCCTCCGTCATAGCGAAGCCCTCCGCCGAATGCCGCGCTGGCATTGCCGTTGCCAACCTGCTCGCCGAGACTATAGTGAGCGACAGTCGTTACCGGCCCGAAGACGCCTGTGTACTTGACTGTGTTGTCCAGCCGGGTCTTGTATCCAGTGCTGGGCGCCGAGCCGGTGCTGCTTACCCAGGAATACTGAGGGGCATACCCCATGGGGTCGTGGGGAAGGACCAGGTCGTACATCGAAGACGTTTGTCGACCCAGCGCAAGTTGACCATATCTGCTTTCGATACCCACGAACGCGAGGCGCCCAAACAGTCTGCCATCGGAGGAGTTGCCGGTGTCCGTGTCGATGCCGCTCTCAAGGGTAAAGATAGACTTCAGACCCCCTCCAAGATCTTCTTTGCCCCGGATCCCCCAGCGCGAGGAGTTCATGCCGCCCGAATTCATACGGTACGCATTGGCAAGACCCGAAGCTGCGCTCTTTCCGTCGACTGCGTTATGGTTGCTGAACTCGATATTGGTATCAACCAGGCCGTACAAAGTGACGCTTGATTGCGCTGAGGCCGGGACGGCAAGCGTGGAAAGTAGGCACAGCATCGACATCGACATCACGCGATGGCCGGTGGCCAGCATTTGCTTCATTCTCACTCCAGTCAGGATGTAGTTATTCATTGGATCAGTCGTCCTCGGACAATCGAATACCCTTGCGGCGGAGGACGGTCGGTACCAATAGGATCAGCACCGTCGCCGCAAGCAGGCTTGCTGCGATGGGTTGACTCAGGAAAACCAGCCAGTCTCCCTGGCTGATGGACAGCGCATTGCGAAGCTGTTTCTCGGCCATCGGGCCGAGGATCATGCCGACGATGACGGGCGCGACCGGGAAGTCCAAGCGCCGCATCAGTACGCCCCCCCACCCAATGGCCAGCATGAGCAGCAAGTCGAACCAGGACTGCCGCATGCCATAGACGCCGATCGAGGCAAACAGCAGGATTCCTGCATATAGGAAGGGCCTCGGAATGGAGAGCAGCTTTACCCAGAGACTCACCAGTGGCAAATTCAGCACGAGCAAGATGACGTTGCCGACGTACAGAGACGCAATCAGCCCCCATACCAGTTCTGGTGAGTTCTGGAATAGCAGTGGGCCCGGCTGCAGGTTGTAGTTTTGAAAGGCGGCAAGCAGGATTGCCGCGGTTGCCGACGTTGGAATGCCAAGTGTCAAGAGCGGAACAAGCGAGCCGGTGGCCGTTGCGTTGTTGGCCGCCTCAGGTCCCGCTACTCCCTCAATAGCCCCACAGCCCTTGTTCGCAGCGAATTCAGCAGGGGCTTTTGACAGACGCTTTTCGAGCGCATACGAAAGGAAGGTGGGGATCTCGGCGCCACCTGCAGGGATCGATCCGAAGGGAAAGCCAATGAGTGTGCCGCGTAGCCATGCGGGGGCAGATCGACGCCAATCGTCACGGCTCATCCAGAGCGAGGTCATTCTGTTCATGGAGGCGTCGCCGCTTGCGGGATACAGCAATGCATACAGGGACTCGGCGACAGCGAACAGACCTACCGCCACCAGGACGACTTCGATTCCATCGACGAGTTCGGGAACCCCGAAGGTGTAGCGCGCCAGCCCCGAAATGGAGTCCATGCCAATCAGGCCGATCGACAGCCCGAGGCCAAGACTGGCAAGGCCGCGCAGCATTGAGGCTCCCAGTACCGCTGAAACAGTGGTGAAGGCCAGGACAAGGATGGCAAAGTACTCGGCTGGGCCAAAGCGCAAGGCAAACTCGGCCACAAACGGCGAGAACAGGGTCAGCCCCACAGTCGCCAGCGTGCCGGCGAAGAACGAGCCGATCGCCGCGGTGGAAAGAGCCGGTCCCGCTCGGCCATTTTTTGCCATTAAGTTCCCTTCCATCGCGGTAACCATGGAAGCGGATTCGCCCGGCGTATTCAGCAGAATGGAGGTCGTCGAGCCTCCAAACATCGCCCCATAGTAGATACCCGCGAACATGATTAGGGCGCTGGTGGGCTCCAGTTGCGCCGTGACAGGGAGGAGCATGGCTACAGTCAACGCAGGGCCAATGCCAGGGAGGACGCCGACGGCAGTGCCTAGCAGGCAGCCAACAAAGCCCCATAGCAGGTTCATTGGGACGAGCGCCGCCCCGAAGCCCTGGAGAAGGGCATTCCACAGATCATTCATGATGGTTGGCGGCCAGTGAGGGGGGCGCCAGCCCCATAGGTGGACGGCTAGATCCAGTGATTGAAAAGGCGTGGCAGTGAGATGCCGAGCCCGTTGGCGAATCCCCAATACACCGGCAGCGAGATGGCCAGCGCGACCACACAATTCCGGAGCCACATCCCGCTGCCGAAGCCGCGCGCACAGAGGACAAATAGAAGGCTAGCTGCCAACACAAAGCCAACGCGCTCGATCAGCAGTGCGTCCAGCAGCACGGCGGCAGACACCCAGGCTGCACCAGCGCGAGCATCACGAGTGGCCGGTTCGGATCCTTCAGGTTCGTCCAGGTTCCTCAGTCCTCCGGTCAGGGCCTGCAGCACTATCCCGGCGGAAACGACGCCGAGGAACAGCGCCACAGCGAACGGAAAGACACTGGTTCCCATGACCGAGTAACCCGAGTCCGCCGGGAAGCGTGCCGCGCCCATTGCAAGGCCGCCAGCAATACCGGCGAGGCCCAAGCCGAGCGCGAGGTGACGATAATTTGGCTGCGCGCAGGCCATGTCACTTCAACCCGACGTCGGCAAGGATAGTCCGAAGGCGCGCATGCTCGCTCTCGACAAACTTGCCGAAGGCCTCGCCAGTAATGACTTCAGCCGTCCACTGGTTGGCTTTGACTGTATCCTGCCAAATCTTTGTCTTGGTTGCCGCCACCACGGCGTCGGCAAGGGCTTTCTGTTGTTCCGGTTTAAGTCCTGGCGCGCCATAGACGCCCCGCCAATTTCCGATCACGACGTTCACTCGCTGTTCCTTCAGCGTAGGTGTCTGGACACCTGCCAAGCGCTCAGGGGATGTCACGGCGAGTGCGCGCATCTGCCCCGATTCAATGTACTTGGCGAGTTCGGAGTAGCCGCCAGTGATAACTGAGATATGGCCGCCGAGCATCGCGGCTGTGCCTTCACCGCCGCCGCCAAATGGTATGTAGTTGATCTTGTTGCTGGGAACGCCGATTGTGCGGGCCAGTTCTGCTACGCCAATATGGTCAGTGGAGCCTTTCGAGCCGCCACCCCACTTGACAGAGGCAGGGTCCTTCTTGAAGGCCGCCATCAGGTCGGCCAAGTTCCTGAATTGCGACGCTTTGTTGACCGCTATGACGTTGTACTCGGTGAACAACTTGGCAATGGGCGTTGCATTCGCAAGCGTAATGGGCGGGTTGTTCTGTACCACCCCGGTGACCATGATGGCGCCCATGATACAGATCGCATTGGGATCGCTTTTGCTGCTGTTCACGAACTGAGCGAGTCCCAATGTCCCACCGGCTCCAGGCTTGTTCTCGTACGTTGCTCCCTTTGCTTGGCCAGATTCCTGCAAGGCTTTGCCCAAGGTTCTGGCAGTTTGGTCGTACCCTCCGCCCGGCGATCCCGGGACCATGATCTTTGCCGTATCCATCGCCGAGGCGACGCTGACGGTAACTAAACAAAGTACGCCGACGGCCCGCACCGCAATTGTTCTAAACATCATCTTAAGTCTCCCCATTAAGCATTCTATTAAAACAAAGTGCAATGCAGGTCGAATCTCGGGCAAACTGGGCATCCGCGTTGATGGTCAGGTTTCCAGGAGGTCGCTCACAATGCGATTTGTGATTATGTAATGCATACCGCCCACTTGCAATGAATGGGAGGGCAGGGATAACCCGAGGGAAGTGGTGTAAGCCGAAGCTCGCCAGTTGGCGCCCGCACAGGAGCGGAACGTATGACCAGCCAAGGGAGGTAGCGAACTTGGGGAAAACCATTATTTGACACATAGTCAAATAATGTTGATTATTGTTATGGTCTCAAATAATTCTGCGTCGGCATAGAAGTTTTGCCGCATGGCAGCTGTGCTGCTTACCAATACGAGACCGCATGCCCCGCAAGACGCCAAGAATCCTCGGCGGGGTCTTTCCCATCATCGGAGGAGCCATGAAGAAATACCTGCCCATCGCGGGCGCCATGCTCGCGGCGGCGGCCACGCACGCCCATGCCCAATCGTCGATCACGCTCTACGGCGTCGCGGATATCGGTATTGAGTACTTAAACCATGTGCCCGATGCAACAAGACAAGGTGAAGACTTGTTCCGCATGACGTCTGGCAATATCGCTGGCAGTCGCTGGGGCATGCGCGGTGTCGAAGACCTTGGCGGCGGTTTGAAGGGTGTGTTTGTGCTGGAAGGTGGCATGGTGCTGGACTCCGGTATGGCGTCGCAGGGCGGGCGGCTTTTCGGGCGCAAGGCATACGTTGGGCTGGACAGCGGCACGTTCGGTCAGTTCACGATGGGGCGTCACCACAACCTGATGTTCGACCTCATCATCACCTATGACCCGATGTACTTCGCACCAAAGTATTCGGCCTTCAGTCATGACACGTGGCTTGCGGGACGGGTCGACAATGCAGCCAAGTACACGGGGAAGTTCGGCGGCCTGACAATCGCGGGTCTTTACAGCTTCGGGGTCGATTCGACAGTACCGAATGGCTCGGAGGTACCTGGAAACAGTCGGGTCGGCCGCGACATGAGCGCCGGCTTCAGCTACCAGGCTGGCAAGTTCCGATTCGGCGGGGTCTACGATCAACTTAATGGCAACTCAGCCGCTAAGGCGGGCCTCACCGAGCGACGCTATGTCGGCGCGGCGTCAGTGGAGGTCGGCCCCGTGACGGCGTACCTCGGCTACCGCCGCCTGGTCAGCCAGCTCGTGACGTCGATGACCCGCACGGATCTGATGTGGGCAGGCGCAAACTGGAGCCTCGCGCCAAGCTTTGCATTGACCGCGGCGGTGTACAAGACCAACGACAGGACCTCACCGAAGGATCCCATCTCGTTCGTGCTGTCAGCCGACTACCGGTTGTCAAAACGTACCGATGCCTATGTGACGGCGTCCTACACAAAGAACAAGGGCGGATCTGCGCTGGGCGCGAACGGCTATGACGGTTCGGTGATACCCGGCGCAAACCAGATTGGTGCCGTCATCGGCATGCGGCACAACTTCTAAGCGGGCTTCATCTTCTGTGCGGCATCGCCGTGCCTTGGTAGCACGCGCCAGAAGGCGCGTGCTTTTTTTGCGCCATTGCATGGAGGCGGCGAAACAGCGTTTACCATTATTTGACACCATATCAAATTACTTTTACATTATTGAGACGGTAGCATTTATCAAGAGGAGACATCGTGACAGAGCAAGAGAAGCCAACGGTGACAGCGGGCATGCGGGGTGCATCATGGGACGCCCGATTGATGTCCCGGCCTTATCAAATGGTGCCCTATGCACTTGGGACAGCCGATGGCCAACGCACGCTTGGTTTCCTGTTCACGGTCACCGGGAAGGAAAAAACCGTCGTCTCCCTGATGCACCCCAGGGAAATGGCCATCACCCATTACCTGGTGCCATTCGTGCTGGACGCCGGCTGCGCCTGCTGGGTCCAGGGTCCGCGCTCGATCGGCAACGACCTGCGCCTGGAGCATGAAATTGCCTTGCTCGACGTAGCCGCCGGCATGACCCACTTGCGTGAGCTGGGCTACGAGCGCATCGTGCTGCTAGGCAACTCCGGCGGCGCGGGGCTGTATGCCTTTTACAACCAGCAGTCGCAAGCTGCCCCTGAGCAGCGCATCGCTCGCACGCCTGGCGGCCGCCCGACCAGCCTGGCCGAAGCCCGGATGCCTGTGGTGGATGGGATGATCCTGGTTTCGCCGCACCCCGGCCAGGGCAAATTGCTGATGAGCGGCCTCGACCCTTCCGTGGTTGACGAGGACGACCCCATGCAAACCGACCCGTCGCTCGACCCGTTCTCGGCCGCCAACGGCTTCGACGCTGGCGCCGGGCGCGGCAGCTATGCGCCGGACTTCATCAAACGCTATCGGGAAGCACAGGAACAGCGCGTGGCCCGCATCGACAGCCGCGCCCGCGCTCTTCTCAAGGACAAGCACGAAGCGCGGCAGCG from Cupriavidus taiwanensis includes the following:
- a CDS encoding tripartite tricarboxylate transporter permease; this translates as MNDLWNALLQGFGAALVPMNLLWGFVGCLLGTAVGVLPGIGPALTVAMLLPVTAQLEPTSALIMFAGIYYGAMFGGSTTSILLNTPGESASMVTAMEGNLMAKNGRAGPALSTAAIGSFFAGTLATVGLTLFSPFVAEFALRFGPAEYFAILVLAFTTVSAVLGASMLRGLASLGLGLSIGLIGMDSISGLARYTFGVPELVDGIEVVLVAVGLFAVAESLYALLYPASGDASMNRMTSLWMSRDDWRRSAPAWLRGTLIGFPFGSIPAGGAEIPTFLSYALEKRLSKAPAEFAANKGCGAIEGVAGPEAANNATATGSLVPLLTLGIPTSATAAILLAAFQNYNLQPGPLLFQNSPELVWGLIASLYVGNVILLVLNLPLVSLWVKLLSIPRPFLYAGILLFASIGVYGMRQSWFDLLLMLAIGWGGVLMRRLDFPVAPVIVGMILGPMAEKQLRNALSISQGDWLVFLSQPIAASLLAATVLILLVPTVLRRKGIRLSEDD
- a CDS encoding Bug family tripartite tricarboxylate transporter substrate binding protein, with the protein product MFRTIAVRAVGVLCLVTVSVASAMDTAKIMVPGSPGGGYDQTARTLGKALQESGQAKGATYENKPGAGGTLGLAQFVNSSKSDPNAICIMGAIMVTGVVQNNPPITLANATPIAKLFTEYNVIAVNKASQFRNLADLMAAFKKDPASVKWGGGSKGSTDHIGVAELARTIGVPSNKINYIPFGGGGEGTAAMLGGHISVITGGYSELAKYIESGQMRALAVTSPERLAGVQTPTLKEQRVNVVIGNWRGVYGAPGLKPEQQKALADAVVAATKTKIWQDTVKANQWTAEVITGEAFGKFVESEHARLRTILADVGLK
- a CDS encoding tripartite tricarboxylate transporter TctB family protein; translation: MACAQPNYRHLALGLGLAGIAGGLAMGAARFPADSGYSVMGTSVFPFAVALFLGVVSAGIVLQALTGGLRNLDEPEGSEPATRDARAGAAWVSAAVLLDALLIERVGFVLAASLLFVLCARGFGSGMWLRNCVVALAISLPVYWGFANGLGISLPRLFNHWI
- a CDS encoding porin — protein: MKKYLPIAGAMLAAAATHAHAQSSITLYGVADIGIEYLNHVPDATRQGEDLFRMTSGNIAGSRWGMRGVEDLGGGLKGVFVLEGGMVLDSGMASQGGRLFGRKAYVGLDSGTFGQFTMGRHHNLMFDLIITYDPMYFAPKYSAFSHDTWLAGRVDNAAKYTGKFGGLTIAGLYSFGVDSTVPNGSEVPGNSRVGRDMSAGFSYQAGKFRFGGVYDQLNGNSAAKAGLTERRYVGAASVEVGPVTAYLGYRRLVSQLVTSMTRTDLMWAGANWSLAPSFALTAAVYKTNDRTSPKDPISFVLSADYRLSKRTDAYVTASYTKNKGGSALGANGYDGSVIPGANQIGAVIGMRHNF
- a CDS encoding Bug family tripartite tricarboxylate transporter substrate binding protein produces the protein MPIICNLRRRSILKGFALAPFAGGAGALTSPLAWAQDKFPSKSVTFIVPQAAGGGADLLCRTVQAKAQESLGQSIIIDNRPGAAGNIGTVAGARAAPDGYTMTFVNLSTMALNPHLYSKPGYSVADFDPLVWMASVANILVVNPNVPAKTLQEFIALAKSKPGKLTYSSAGNGSGNHLGGEMLKTMAQIDLVHVPYKGGAPAVVAVLGGEVDASIADPLAALPHIKSGKLRALAVTSAKRAAGLPEVPAIAEVVKGYEATSWAGAVVPKGTPSAISQKLSQALVAGLKDAANAEKLRSQLYEPTAGSSAEFATLIRKENEKWSKLIKQLGMRID
- a CDS encoding GntR family transcriptional regulator — protein: MNLSQLQARVAREIVALVRLDSLRAGDHLAESALADRIGVSRSPVNVALRYLVEMGAVVHDHNRGYFLEKDASDLSAIAEELSAEPDDPLYLRIAEDRLNKSLPDLVNEADMMRQYNVSRSALRKALSRIQQEGWVERSIGHGWIFLPMIDSAQAYEESYLYRTALEPTGLLSPWFKSDPVELASLRRQQRAIVDGGYQTMTPIELFESNSRFHEMLAKWSGNRFIVQSVKRMDSLRRLVEYGQAKNRKPRQEQAIEHLAILDAIAAQDMLKAAALLREHLEGARRRKVHSADVFRSAA
- a CDS encoding porin; the encoded protein is MKQMLATGHRVMSMSMLCLLSTLAVPASAQSSVTLYGLVDTNIEFSNHNAVDGKSAASGLANAYRMNSGGMNSSRWGIRGKEDLGGGLKSIFTLESGIDTDTGNSSDGRLFGRLAFVGIESRYGQLALGRQTSSMYDLVLPHDPMGYAPQYSWVSSTGSAPSTGYKTRLDNTVKYTGVFGPVTTVAHYSLGEQVGNGNASAAFGGGLRYDGGPASFGVVFDQGNGAPTASGTYSKARDITASGSYSFGAFSVLGGYRWYELIPVTGGSARSDLWWAGVRYAVTPALRLTGAVYYEDKKDTASDPMLFVLQAVYSLSKRTSLYSTVGYAYAKTNNDGTFTPVGVMRAGDRTPVASNQTGVTLGIQHRF
- a CDS encoding alpha/beta hydrolase, which gives rise to MSRPYQMVPYALGTADGQRTLGFLFTVTGKEKTVVSLMHPREMAITHYLVPFVLDAGCACWVQGPRSIGNDLRLEHEIALLDVAAGMTHLRELGYERIVLLGNSGGAGLYAFYNQQSQAAPEQRIARTPGGRPTSLAEARMPVVDGMILVSPHPGQGKLLMSGLDPSVVDEDDPMQTDPSLDPFSAANGFDAGAGRGSYAPDFIKRYREAQEQRVARIDSRARALLKDKHEARQRIKAGSGTAADRRVAAHAPIFQVWRTDADLRSWDISLDPSDRKTGSLWGKDPFVSNWGSVGFGRVVTPESWLSTWSGLSSNAALDKTLDALHQPTLLLEYTGDQCTFPSDIEAIYQQIPSARKQHLRVRGNHHGMALSRDEEPGQRIAGRHIVAWLREHMG